The following are encoded together in the Acidobacteriota bacterium genome:
- a CDS encoding protein-disulfide reductase DsbD family protein: protein MLKLGTPISGIAGSSGETAHLEISATQSDPAITVGSRFHLALDITPKPGMHVYAPGAGDAGYWVIGLTLDVPSFLRLLPTDYPGSEIYYFQPLDERVPVYQEPFRLVQEVVVEGDRESSAKLAEIDALTLTGRLDYQACDDRICYDPASVPLTWTLTVSPLDRQRAVAAGE from the coding sequence ATGCTGAAGCTCGGCACACCGATCTCCGGCATCGCCGGCTCCAGCGGCGAGACGGCGCATCTCGAGATCAGCGCCACGCAGAGCGATCCAGCCATCACGGTCGGCAGCCGCTTCCACCTGGCGCTCGACATCACGCCTAAACCCGGCATGCATGTCTACGCGCCGGGGGCCGGCGATGCCGGGTACTGGGTCATCGGCTTGACGCTCGATGTACCGAGCTTCCTGCGGCTTCTGCCGACCGACTATCCAGGGTCGGAGATCTACTACTTCCAGCCGCTCGACGAGCGCGTGCCCGTTTACCAGGAGCCGTTCCGGCTGGTGCAGGAAGTCGTGGTCGAGGGCGACCGCGAGTCCTCGGCGAAACTCGCCGAGATCGACGCGTTGACGCTCACCGGTCGACTCGACTACCAGGCCTGCGACGACAGGATTTGCTACGACCCCGCATCGGTGCCGCTGACCTGGACGCTGACCGTCTCGCCGCTCGACAGGCAGCGGGCGGTGGCGGCGGGCGAGTAG